In Anticarsia gemmatalis isolate Benzon Research Colony breed Stoneville strain chromosome 5, ilAntGemm2 primary, whole genome shotgun sequence, the following are encoded in one genomic region:
- the LOC142973142 gene encoding uncharacterized protein LOC142973142 isoform X1, with protein MPAVTASAAEDPNESEQKMWSALKRYIIRERQRKKEEYEAEVEEERLRKEREARERQDVMTLEETKEQIDQLEQKLKTLEKEKQQLFMQLKKVLNEDEIRKRQQQKETNDAYSEMQPMKMPMGNIQIPMFPMPTSTGQGEPPPNQGRPPPLTSHLMPKHKNSNMLFAQQQAIVRGPIQSGMKRPLSSSPNYAPIYAHRLHQPPMKHQPVYSDHKVEDGRMGRQMARAVLWNKPSQYGSNVGGQQVTSTYYAMQSSDVVGVVGERPPPLLYAHHAHTPHTPHTPHHANLMYAPASQPSHVYLDMLKREPQQHQEPKKEAQPQVLIGLSEAHHPSVSSGVAYAQPAVSRHLSILPQQQLNNMQTAKPGSITQGYPVQPSNNVQNNMYPSRRY; from the exons ATGCCTGCTGTAACTGCTAGTGCAGCAGAAGATCCAAATGAATCAGAACAGAAGATGTGGTCTGCGTTAAAACGCTACATAATAAGGGAAAGACAACGGAAGAAAGAAG AATATGAAGCAGAAGTTGAGGAAGAGAGGTTGCGTAAGGAACGTGAAGCTCGCGAGAGGCAAGATGTTATGACTCTTG AGGAAACTAAGGAACAAATAGATCAATTggaacaaaaactaaaaaccCTTGAGAAAGAAAAACAACAGTTGTTCATGCAACTAAAGAAAGTGTTGAACGAAGATGAAATCAGAAAGAGGCAGCAACAGAAGGAAACTAA TGATGCTTACAGCGAAATGCAGCCAATGAAGATGCCGATGGGCAACATCCAGATTCCGATGTTCCCCATGCCAACATCCACTGGTCAGGGCGAGCCACCGCCCAATCAAGGCCGCCCACCACCACTTACTTCCCACCTGATGCCCAAG CATAAGAACTCAAACATGTTGTTTGCACAACAGCAAGCGATAGTCCGTGGACCGATACAATCTGGCATGAAGAGGCCTCTCAGTTCGTCGCCGAATTACGCTCCGATCTACGCACACAGACTGCATCAACCGCCTATGAAACACCAACCTGTATATTCGGATCACA AGGTCGAAGATGGCCGCATGGGCCGTCAGATGGCCCGCGCAGTGCTATGGAACA aGCCGTCTCAATACGGTTCGAACGTGGGCGGTCAGCAAGTGACGTCAACGTACTACGCGATGCAGAGCTCGGACGTCGTGGGCGTGGTGGGGGAGCGTCCTCCCCCCCTGCTGTACGCGCACCACGCGCACACGCCGCACACGCCGCACACGCCGCACCACGCCAACCTCATGTATGCGCCCGCGTCGCAACCGTCGCATGTGTACTTAGATATGTTGAAACGCGAGCCACAACAGCATCAAGAGCCTAAGAAGGAAGCTCAG CCACAAGTCCTCATCGGTTTGAGCGAAGCTCATCACCCATCAGTAAGTAGCGGAGTCGCATACGCTCAGCCGGCCGTCTCCCGCCACCTATCGATCCTACCACAACAACAACTGAACAACATGCAG ACGGCGAAACCCGGCAGTATAACCCAGGGATATCCGGTCCAACCTTCCAACAACGTGCAGAACAATATGTATCCAAGCAGACGTTACTAG
- the LOC142973142 gene encoding uncharacterized protein LOC142973142 isoform X3: MPAVTASAAEDPNESEQKMWSALKRYIIRERQRKKEEYEAEVEEERLRKEREARERQDVMTLEETKEQIDQLEQKLKTLEKEKQQLFMQLKKVLNEDEIRKRQQQKETNDAYSEMQPMKMPMGNIQIPMFPMPTSTGQGEPPPNQGRPPPLTSHLMPKQAIVRGPIQSGMKRPLSSSPNYAPIYAHRLHQPPMKHQPVYSDHKVEDGRMGRQMARAVLWNKPSQYGSNVGGQQVTSTYYAMQSSDVVGVVGERPPPLLYAHHAHTPHTPHTPHHANLMYAPASQPSHVYLDMLKREPQQHQEPKKEAQPQVLIGLSEAHHPSVSSGVAYAQPAVSRHLSILPQQQLNNMQTAKPGSITQGYPVQPSNNVQNNMYPSRRY; the protein is encoded by the exons ATGCCTGCTGTAACTGCTAGTGCAGCAGAAGATCCAAATGAATCAGAACAGAAGATGTGGTCTGCGTTAAAACGCTACATAATAAGGGAAAGACAACGGAAGAAAGAAG AATATGAAGCAGAAGTTGAGGAAGAGAGGTTGCGTAAGGAACGTGAAGCTCGCGAGAGGCAAGATGTTATGACTCTTG AGGAAACTAAGGAACAAATAGATCAATTggaacaaaaactaaaaaccCTTGAGAAAGAAAAACAACAGTTGTTCATGCAACTAAAGAAAGTGTTGAACGAAGATGAAATCAGAAAGAGGCAGCAACAGAAGGAAACTAA TGATGCTTACAGCGAAATGCAGCCAATGAAGATGCCGATGGGCAACATCCAGATTCCGATGTTCCCCATGCCAACATCCACTGGTCAGGGCGAGCCACCGCCCAATCAAGGCCGCCCACCACCACTTACTTCCCACCTGATGCCCAAG CAAGCGATAGTCCGTGGACCGATACAATCTGGCATGAAGAGGCCTCTCAGTTCGTCGCCGAATTACGCTCCGATCTACGCACACAGACTGCATCAACCGCCTATGAAACACCAACCTGTATATTCGGATCACA AGGTCGAAGATGGCCGCATGGGCCGTCAGATGGCCCGCGCAGTGCTATGGAACA aGCCGTCTCAATACGGTTCGAACGTGGGCGGTCAGCAAGTGACGTCAACGTACTACGCGATGCAGAGCTCGGACGTCGTGGGCGTGGTGGGGGAGCGTCCTCCCCCCCTGCTGTACGCGCACCACGCGCACACGCCGCACACGCCGCACACGCCGCACCACGCCAACCTCATGTATGCGCCCGCGTCGCAACCGTCGCATGTGTACTTAGATATGTTGAAACGCGAGCCACAACAGCATCAAGAGCCTAAGAAGGAAGCTCAG CCACAAGTCCTCATCGGTTTGAGCGAAGCTCATCACCCATCAGTAAGTAGCGGAGTCGCATACGCTCAGCCGGCCGTCTCCCGCCACCTATCGATCCTACCACAACAACAACTGAACAACATGCAG ACGGCGAAACCCGGCAGTATAACCCAGGGATATCCGGTCCAACCTTCCAACAACGTGCAGAACAATATGTATCCAAGCAGACGTTACTAG
- the LOC142973142 gene encoding uncharacterized protein LOC142973142 isoform X2, with translation MPAVTASAAEDPNESEQKMWSALKRYIIRERQRKKEEYEAEVEEERLRKEREARERQDVMTLEETKEQIDQLEQKLKTLEKEKQQLFMQLKKVLNEDEIRKRQQQKETNEMQPMKMPMGNIQIPMFPMPTSTGQGEPPPNQGRPPPLTSHLMPKHKNSNMLFAQQQAIVRGPIQSGMKRPLSSSPNYAPIYAHRLHQPPMKHQPVYSDHKVEDGRMGRQMARAVLWNKPSQYGSNVGGQQVTSTYYAMQSSDVVGVVGERPPPLLYAHHAHTPHTPHTPHHANLMYAPASQPSHVYLDMLKREPQQHQEPKKEAQPQVLIGLSEAHHPSVSSGVAYAQPAVSRHLSILPQQQLNNMQTAKPGSITQGYPVQPSNNVQNNMYPSRRY, from the exons ATGCCTGCTGTAACTGCTAGTGCAGCAGAAGATCCAAATGAATCAGAACAGAAGATGTGGTCTGCGTTAAAACGCTACATAATAAGGGAAAGACAACGGAAGAAAGAAG AATATGAAGCAGAAGTTGAGGAAGAGAGGTTGCGTAAGGAACGTGAAGCTCGCGAGAGGCAAGATGTTATGACTCTTG AGGAAACTAAGGAACAAATAGATCAATTggaacaaaaactaaaaaccCTTGAGAAAGAAAAACAACAGTTGTTCATGCAACTAAAGAAAGTGTTGAACGAAGATGAAATCAGAAAGAGGCAGCAACAGAAGGAAACTAA CGAAATGCAGCCAATGAAGATGCCGATGGGCAACATCCAGATTCCGATGTTCCCCATGCCAACATCCACTGGTCAGGGCGAGCCACCGCCCAATCAAGGCCGCCCACCACCACTTACTTCCCACCTGATGCCCAAG CATAAGAACTCAAACATGTTGTTTGCACAACAGCAAGCGATAGTCCGTGGACCGATACAATCTGGCATGAAGAGGCCTCTCAGTTCGTCGCCGAATTACGCTCCGATCTACGCACACAGACTGCATCAACCGCCTATGAAACACCAACCTGTATATTCGGATCACA AGGTCGAAGATGGCCGCATGGGCCGTCAGATGGCCCGCGCAGTGCTATGGAACA aGCCGTCTCAATACGGTTCGAACGTGGGCGGTCAGCAAGTGACGTCAACGTACTACGCGATGCAGAGCTCGGACGTCGTGGGCGTGGTGGGGGAGCGTCCTCCCCCCCTGCTGTACGCGCACCACGCGCACACGCCGCACACGCCGCACACGCCGCACCACGCCAACCTCATGTATGCGCCCGCGTCGCAACCGTCGCATGTGTACTTAGATATGTTGAAACGCGAGCCACAACAGCATCAAGAGCCTAAGAAGGAAGCTCAG CCACAAGTCCTCATCGGTTTGAGCGAAGCTCATCACCCATCAGTAAGTAGCGGAGTCGCATACGCTCAGCCGGCCGTCTCCCGCCACCTATCGATCCTACCACAACAACAACTGAACAACATGCAG ACGGCGAAACCCGGCAGTATAACCCAGGGATATCCGGTCCAACCTTCCAACAACGTGCAGAACAATATGTATCCAAGCAGACGTTACTAG
- the LOC142973142 gene encoding uncharacterized protein LOC142973142 isoform X4 — MPAVTASAAEDPNESEQKMWSALKRYIIRERQRKKEEYEAEVEEERLRKEREARERQDVMTLEETKEQIDQLEQKLKTLEKEKQQLFMQLKKVLNEDEIRKRQQQKETNEMQPMKMPMGNIQIPMFPMPTSTGQGEPPPNQGRPPPLTSHLMPKQAIVRGPIQSGMKRPLSSSPNYAPIYAHRLHQPPMKHQPVYSDHKVEDGRMGRQMARAVLWNKPSQYGSNVGGQQVTSTYYAMQSSDVVGVVGERPPPLLYAHHAHTPHTPHTPHHANLMYAPASQPSHVYLDMLKREPQQHQEPKKEAQPQVLIGLSEAHHPSVSSGVAYAQPAVSRHLSILPQQQLNNMQTAKPGSITQGYPVQPSNNVQNNMYPSRRY, encoded by the exons ATGCCTGCTGTAACTGCTAGTGCAGCAGAAGATCCAAATGAATCAGAACAGAAGATGTGGTCTGCGTTAAAACGCTACATAATAAGGGAAAGACAACGGAAGAAAGAAG AATATGAAGCAGAAGTTGAGGAAGAGAGGTTGCGTAAGGAACGTGAAGCTCGCGAGAGGCAAGATGTTATGACTCTTG AGGAAACTAAGGAACAAATAGATCAATTggaacaaaaactaaaaaccCTTGAGAAAGAAAAACAACAGTTGTTCATGCAACTAAAGAAAGTGTTGAACGAAGATGAAATCAGAAAGAGGCAGCAACAGAAGGAAACTAA CGAAATGCAGCCAATGAAGATGCCGATGGGCAACATCCAGATTCCGATGTTCCCCATGCCAACATCCACTGGTCAGGGCGAGCCACCGCCCAATCAAGGCCGCCCACCACCACTTACTTCCCACCTGATGCCCAAG CAAGCGATAGTCCGTGGACCGATACAATCTGGCATGAAGAGGCCTCTCAGTTCGTCGCCGAATTACGCTCCGATCTACGCACACAGACTGCATCAACCGCCTATGAAACACCAACCTGTATATTCGGATCACA AGGTCGAAGATGGCCGCATGGGCCGTCAGATGGCCCGCGCAGTGCTATGGAACA aGCCGTCTCAATACGGTTCGAACGTGGGCGGTCAGCAAGTGACGTCAACGTACTACGCGATGCAGAGCTCGGACGTCGTGGGCGTGGTGGGGGAGCGTCCTCCCCCCCTGCTGTACGCGCACCACGCGCACACGCCGCACACGCCGCACACGCCGCACCACGCCAACCTCATGTATGCGCCCGCGTCGCAACCGTCGCATGTGTACTTAGATATGTTGAAACGCGAGCCACAACAGCATCAAGAGCCTAAGAAGGAAGCTCAG CCACAAGTCCTCATCGGTTTGAGCGAAGCTCATCACCCATCAGTAAGTAGCGGAGTCGCATACGCTCAGCCGGCCGTCTCCCGCCACCTATCGATCCTACCACAACAACAACTGAACAACATGCAG ACGGCGAAACCCGGCAGTATAACCCAGGGATATCCGGTCCAACCTTCCAACAACGTGCAGAACAATATGTATCCAAGCAGACGTTACTAG